One window from the genome of Roseomonas haemaphysalidis encodes:
- a CDS encoding sigma-70 family RNA polymerase sigma factor has protein sequence MKTGTAEAVAAPAAVAEGPSFHDQLVALLPRLRVQAVSMTRNRADADDLVQAAVSNALAAQNSFTPGTNFGAWMFRILRNRFLSDIRRRRDTCDMDNAPAEALARPAAQEDSLALRELRMRLADLPEDHRTALLLVTVQGMSYEEAAEVMGCAVGTAKCRVFRARRQLEAWLVGEEPRNKRAASQAKAGETTRRGATTRKSAAKSDVQALQLGS, from the coding sequence ATGAAGACCGGGACTGCCGAAGCCGTCGCCGCCCCCGCCGCTGTCGCCGAGGGCCCCAGCTTCCATGACCAGCTGGTCGCGCTGCTGCCGCGCCTCCGGGTGCAGGCGGTGTCCATGACCCGCAACCGCGCCGACGCCGACGACCTGGTGCAGGCCGCCGTCAGCAACGCGCTCGCCGCGCAGAACAGCTTCACGCCCGGCACCAACTTCGGCGCCTGGATGTTCCGCATCCTGCGCAACCGCTTTCTGTCCGACATCCGCCGCCGCCGCGACACCTGCGACATGGACAACGCCCCGGCCGAGGCGCTGGCCCGCCCCGCCGCGCAGGAAGACAGCCTGGCGCTGCGCGAGCTGCGCATGCGTCTGGCCGACCTGCCCGAGGACCACCGCACCGCGCTGCTGCTGGTGACCGTGCAGGGCATGTCCTACGAGGAAGCGGCCGAGGTGATGGGCTGCGCCGTCGGCACCGCCAAGTGCCGCGTGTTCCGCGCCCGTCGCCAGCTGGAAGCCTGGCTGGTGGGCGAGGAGCCCCGCAACAAGCGCGCGGCGTCGCAGGCCAAGGCTGGCGAAACCACGCGTCGTGGTGCTACCACGCGCAAGTCTGCCGCGAAGTCGGACGTGCAGGCGCTGCAGCTGGGAAGCTAA
- a CDS encoding NepR family anti-sigma factor: MSREGGDDPSNRSKEGRDRKGTPDAAFDQWLQRGLHAMYDNIANEPIPEELLRLIDQDRDEGREK; encoded by the coding sequence ATGTCGAGGGAAGGAGGGGACGACCCCTCCAACCGCTCGAAGGAGGGGCGTGACCGCAAGGGCACGCCCGACGCCGCCTTTGACCAATGGCTGCAGCGTGGGCTGCACGCCATGTACGACAACATCGCCAACGAGCCGATCCCCGAGGAACTCCTCCGGTTGATCGATCAGGACCGGGACGAGGGTCGAGAGAAGTGA